One Triticum dicoccoides isolate Atlit2015 ecotype Zavitan chromosome 4B, WEW_v2.0, whole genome shotgun sequence genomic window carries:
- the LOC119291029 gene encoding subtilisin-like protease SBT1.6, with product MAARRRLLLLLLALAPALSQTVLGVSGGGQARKTYIFRVDHRAKPSVFPTHAHWYSSAAFASAAASADGPLEPLHVYDTVFHGFSASLSASRAEELRRHPAVLAAFEDRVRQLHTTRSPQFMGLRARLGLWSLADYGSDVIVGVLDTGVWPERRSLSDRNLPPVPARWRGGCDAGPAFLASSCNKKLVGARFFSQGHAAHYGVEAAASNGSVEYMSPRDADGHGTHTATTAAGSVSYAASMEGYASGVAKGVAPKARVAAYKVCWKGAGCLDSDILAGFDRAVADGVDVISVSIGGGNGAVSPFYIDPIAIGSYGAVSRGVFVATSAGNEGPAPMSVTNLAPWIATVGAGTIDRNFPAEIVLGDGRRMSGVSLYSGKPLANNTMLSLYYPGRSGGLSASLCMENSIDPSLVAGKIVICDRGSSPRVAKGMVVKEAGGAAMVLANGEANGEGLVGDAHVLPACSVGENEGDALKAYAANTTNPTATIVFRGTVIGVKPAPLVASFSARGPNGLVPEILKPDFIAPGVNILAAWTGATGPTGLEADARRTEFNILSGTSMACPHASGAAALLRSAHPEWSPAAIRSALMTTAIVTDNRGGAVADEAEPGRAATPFDYGAGHIALGKALDPGLVYDIGDEDYVAFMCSIGYAANAIEVITHKPVACPAATGRKPSGSDLNYPSISVVLYGGNQSKTVIRTATNVGAEASATYKARVEMASGGVSVAVKPEKLVFSPSAKKQSFAVTVSAASAPSTAAPVHGHLVWSDGRGHDVRSPIVVTWLQPM from the coding sequence atggccgcccgccgccgcctcctgctacTCCTCCTCGCGCTCGCCCCGGCGCTCTCGCAGACCGTGCTCGGCGTCAGCGGCGGCGGACAGGCCAGGAAGACGTACATCTTCCGCGTCGACCACCGGGCCAAGCCGTCCGTGTTCCCCACCCACGCGCACTGGTACTCCTCCGCGGCTTTCGCGTCGGCGGCGGCCAGCGCCGACGGCCCGCTCGAGCCGCTCCACGTCTACGACACCGTCTTCCACGGCTTCTCCGCGTCGCTGTCCGCGTCGCGCGCCGAGGAGCTGCGGCGCCACCCGGCCGTGCTCGCCGCGTTCGAGGACCGGGTCCGCCAGCTGCACACCACCCGCTCGCCGCAGTTCATGGGGCTCCGCGCGCGCCTCGGTCTGTGGTCACTCGCCGACTACGGCTCCGACGTCATCGTCGGGGTGCTGGACACCGGCGTGTGGCCTGAGCGCCGGAGTCTGTCGGACAGGAACCTCCCGCCCGTCCCCGCCCGGTGGCGGGGCGGCTGCGACGCGGGGCCCGCGTTCCTGGCGTCCTCCTGCAACAAGAAGCTCGTCGGCGCGCGGTTCTTCTCGCAGGGCCACGCCGCGCActacggcgtcgaggcggcggcgtCCAACGGGTCCGTGGAGTACATGTCGCCGCGCGACGCCGACGGGCACGGGACGCACACGGCCACGACGGCCGCCGGGAGCGTGTCCTACGCGGCTAGCATGGAGGGGTACGCTTCCGGGGTCGCCAAGGGCGTCGCGCCCAAGGCCAGGGTGGCCGCGTACAAGGTGTGCTGGAAGGGCGCCGGCTGCCTCGATTCCGACATACTCGCTGGCTTCGACCGCGCCGTCGCGGACGGCGTGGATGTCATCTCCGTCTCCATAGGCGGCGGTAACGGCGCGGTGTCGCCGTTCTATATTGACCCAATTGCCATCGGCTCGTACGGCGCCGTTTCGCGGGGGGTGTTCGTGGCCACCTCCGCGGGAAACGAAGGGCCCGCGCCCATGTCAGTGACCAACCTCGCCCCGTGGATCGCCACCGTGGGCGCCGGCACCATCGACCGCAACTTCCCCGCCGAGATCGTGCTCGGGGACGGGAGGCGCATGTCTGGAGTGTCTCTCTACTCCGGCAAGCCCCTGGCCAACAACACAATGCTGTCTTTGTACTACCCCGGGAGGTCGGGTGGGCTGTCAGCTTCGCTGTGCATGGAGAACTCCATCGACCCGTCGCTTGTGGCCGGCAAGATTGTCATCTGCGACCGTGGCAGCAGCCCACGCGTGGCCAAGGGGATGGTCGTCAAGGAAGCTGGTGGCGCGGCAATGGTTCTAGCCAACGGGGAGGCCAACGGCGAAGGTCTAGTAGGGGACGCCCACGTCCTCCCTGCTTGCTCGGTGGGCGAGAACGAGGGCGACGCGCTCAAGGCGTATGCTGCCAACACCACCAACCCGACCGCAACAATTGTGTTCCGGGGCACGGTCATCGGCGTCAAGCCGGCTCCCCTGGTGGCCTCCTTCTCGGCGCGCGGGCCGAACGGACTCGTCCCGGAAATCCTGAAGCCCGACTTCATCGCGCCCGGCGTCAACATCCTCGCGGCGTGGACGGGCGCCACCGGCCCAACCGGCCTGGAAGCCGACGCCCGGCGGACGGAGTTCAACATCCTGTCCGGGACGTCCATGGCATGCCCGCACGCGAGCGGCGCCGCCGCGCTGCTCCGGTCCGCGCACCCCGAGTGGTCGCCGGCGGCTATCCGCTCGGCGCTGATGACCACGGCCATCGTGACCGACAACCGCGGCGGCGCCGTGGCTGACGAGGCCGAGCCCGGGCGCGCCGCGACGCCGTTCGACTACGGCGCGGGGCACATCGCGCTGGGCAAGGCCCTGGACCCGGGGCTGGTGTACGACATCGGGGACGAGGACTACGTGGCGTTCATGTGCAGCATCGGGTACGCGGCGAACGCGATCGAGGTGATCACGCACAAGCCCGTGGCGTGCCCCGCCGCGACGGGCAGGAAGCCGTCGGGGTCCGACCTGAACTACCCGTCCATCTCGGTGGTGCTCTACGGCGGCAACCAGTCGAAGACGGTGATCCGCACGGCGACCAACGTCGGCGCCGAGGCGTCCGCGACGTACAAGGCGCGCGTGGAGATGGCGAGCGGCGGCGTGTCCGTGGCGGTGAAGCCGGAGAAGCTCGTCTTCTCCCCGTCGGCGAAGAAGCAGAGCTTCGCGGTGACGGTGTCGGCGGCGTCCGCCCCCTCCACCGCGGCGCCGGTGCACGGGCACCTCGTCTGGTCGGACGGCCGCGGGCACGACGTCCGGAGCCCCATCGTGGTGACGTGGCTGCAGCCCATGTGA